The bacterium genomic interval TGATCGCCTCAGGTGGGATCAGCGCCCTGGAGCACGTGAGTCAGGTTGCTGCACTTGAGCCGCTGGGCGTGGAGGGAATGATTATCGGCAAGGCGATTTATGACGGCCGGCTCAACCTGGAGGAGGCCCTGGCCGCGGTGGGGTGAGACAGGAAACAGTCTTCGGGCTCAACCCGTGTTCATGTAGGGGCGGACCCGTGTGTCCGCCCGGGCGCACACGTGGGTGCGCCCCTTCGGAAATAGACAGGTCGGCGTGGAGGTGGATTACCACTGGCGCTATCGACAAAACGACAGATTATTTCACGGGAAACGGATAATATGTTAGCCAAGAGAATCATCCCCTGCCTGGACATAGACAAGGGCCGGGTAGTCAAGGGAGTGCAGTTCGTCAACCTGATAGATGCCGGCGACCCGGTGGAGCAGGCGCGCTATTACGAGGCGCAGAAAGCCGATGAGCTGGTGTTCCTGGACATCACCGCCAGCCACGAGCGGCGCGACACGGTGCTGGAGCTGGCGCGCAAGGTGAGCGAGCAGGTGTTCATCCCCTTCACCATCGGCGGGGGCATCCGCACGGTGGAGGATGTGCGCCTGATGCTCAAGAGCGGTGCGGACAAGGTCTCGCTCAACACCGCCGCGATCCAGAACCCGGAGGTGATAACCTCCGCGGCCGAGCGTTTCGGCAGCCAGTGCATCGTGGTGGCGA includes:
- a CDS encoding 1-(5-phosphoribosyl)-5-((5-phosphoribosylamino)methylideneamino)imidazole-4-carboxamide isomerase, with the translated sequence IASGGISALEHVSQVAALEPLGVEGMIIGKAIYDGRLNLEEALAAVG